From the Mycobacterium sp. 155 genome, the window TCGACGGTGTCCATTGCCCGCATCGAAGAACTGGTCCGTGACGAGCGGCCCGGCGCGGCCCGGCTGTCGCGGGTGGTCGCGGAGCGGCCCCGCTACATCAATCTCGTAGTCCTGCTGCGTATCACGTGCGAAGTCTGTGCGACGGTGCTGTTGGTCGCCTATCTCGACGGTCACCTCGGGGTGAGTTGGGGCCTGGTGGCCGCGGCGGCGATCATGGTGGTCACCAGTTTTGTGGCCATCGGCGTCGGCCCCCGCACCGTCGGCCGACAGAACGCCTACTCGATCGCGCTGGCGTCCGCGATACCGCTGCAGGCGATTTCGATGCTGTTGACACCTATCAGCCGCCTGCTGGTGCTGATCGGCAACGCACTCACGCCTGGCCGCGGTTTCCGCAACGGCCCGTTCGCCTCCGAGATCGAGCTGCGTGAAGTGGTCGATCTGGCTCAGCAGCGCGGCGTGGTGGCCGATGAGGAACGCCGAATGATCCAGTCGGTGTTCGAGCTCGGCGACACTCCTGCGCGCGAGGTGATGGTGCCGCGCACCGAGATGGTGTGGATCGAGAGCGACAAGTCTGCGGGGCAAGCCACCTCGTTGGCGGTGCTCAGCGGACATTCCCGCATCCCCGTGATCGGGGAGAACGTCGACGACGTCGTCGGCGTGGTCTATCTCAAAGACCTTGTCCAGCAGACCTACTACTCCACCAATGGTGGCCAGGACACCACGGTGGCGCAGGTGATGCGGTCGGCGGTGTTCGTCCCGGACTCCAAACCGCTCGACGAATTGCTCAACGACATGCAGCTTGCCCGTAACCACATGGCGCTGCTGGTCGATGAGTATGGCGCGATCGCCGGGCTGGTCACCATCGAGGACGTGCTGGAGGAGATCGTCGGCGAGATCGCCGACGAGTACGACACCGATGAGGTGGCGCCCGTGGAAGACTTGGGCGACAAGCAGTTCCGGGTTTCCGCGCGGTTGCCGATCGAGGATCTCTGCGAACTGTATGACCTGGAGCCTGACGAGGATCTCGACGTCGACACCGTCGGCGGCCTGCTTGCATTGGAACTGGGCCGCGTCCCGCTGCCCGGTGCACAGGTGGACTGGGGTCGGCTGCGGTTGCGCGCCGAAGGTGGCCCCGCTCGTCGGGGCCGGGTGCGGGTCGGCACCGTGCTCGTGAGCCCGATCGAGACCGATGAACAGGAGCTAACCGTCGATGACTGAACTTGACGCCGAGGACGCCAAACTCGTGGTGCTCGCCCGTGGGGCGATGGGCCGGGCCGAGACATCGGCCGGTGCTGCCGTCCGCGATCTCGATGGGCGTACCTACGCCGGCGCACCGGTGGAGCTGGCGGCGCTGC encodes:
- a CDS encoding hemolysin family protein, with the protein product MSGLAPLLGAIALVGFGGLFAAIDAALSTVSIARIEELVRDERPGAARLSRVVAERPRYINLVVLLRITCEVCATVLLVAYLDGHLGVSWGLVAAAAIMVVTSFVAIGVGPRTVGRQNAYSIALASAIPLQAISMLLTPISRLLVLIGNALTPGRGFRNGPFASEIELREVVDLAQQRGVVADEERRMIQSVFELGDTPAREVMVPRTEMVWIESDKSAGQATSLAVLSGHSRIPVIGENVDDVVGVVYLKDLVQQTYYSTNGGQDTTVAQVMRSAVFVPDSKPLDELLNDMQLARNHMALLVDEYGAIAGLVTIEDVLEEIVGEIADEYDTDEVAPVEDLGDKQFRVSARLPIEDLCELYDLEPDEDLDVDTVGGLLALELGRVPLPGAQVDWGRLRLRAEGGPARRGRVRVGTVLVSPIETDEQELTVDD